GTGTCCTCGGTCTCACCCGACCTGTGGGACATGACGACGGTGTAGCCGGCCCGGTGGGCGGTGGCGACCGTGGCCAGGGCTTCGGTCAGGGTGCCGATCTGATTGACCTTCACCAGAACCGAGTTGGCGACGCCGGAGGCGATGCCCTCGCGGAGGATGGTCTCGTTGGTGCAGAAGACGTCGTCGCCGGTGAGCTGGCAGCGGCCACCGACGCGGGCGGTGAGCTCCCGCCACCCCGGGAGGTCGTCCTCGGCCATCGGGTCCTCGATGGACACGATGGGGTAGGCGTCGATCAACTTGACGAGGTAGTCGGCCTGTTCGGCGGGGGAGCGGCGCACGCCTTCGCCGGTGTAGTCGTAGACGCCGTCGCGGAAGAACTCGGACGAGGCGGGGTCCATGACCAGGCCGATGTCGGTGCCCGGCCGGTAGCCGGTGCGTTCGACGGCGGCCACCACGAAGTCGAGGGCCTCCTCGGCGGTGCGCAGGGAGGGCGCGAAGCCGCCCTCGTCGCCGACGCCGGTGGAGTGCCCGGCGGCGAGCAGGTCGCGGCGCAGGGTGTGGAAGACCTCCGAGCCCATGCGTACGGCCTCGGCGAAGGTCTCCGCACCGATCGGGGCGATCATGAACTCCTGGAAGTCCAGCGGATTGTCGGCGTGGGCGCCCCCGTTGACGATGTTCATCATCGGCACGGGCAGGAGGCGGGCGTCGGAGCCGCCGAGGTAGCGGTAGAGGGGCAGCCGGTGGGCGGCGGCCGCGGCCTTGGCGGCGGCGAGGGAGACCCCGAGGACGGCGTTGGCGCCGAGGCGGGACTTGGCCGGGGTGCCGTCGACGGCGACGATGGCGGCGTCGAGCCCGGCCTGATCCTCGGCCTCGCGCCCGATGGCGGCGGCGGCAAGCTCCGTATTGACGTGGCGTACGGCCTGGTCGACGCCCTTGCCGTGCCAGCGGGCGGGGTCGCCGTCGCGGAGTTCGACGGCCTCACGGGCGCCGGTGGAGGCGCCGGAGGGGACCGCGGCCCGGCCGGTGGACCCGTCGGCGAGCTCCACGTCCACCTCGACGGTGGGGTTGCCCCGGCTGTCGAGGACGGTGCGGCCGGTGACGGAGGTGATGGCGGTCATGGGATGCCCTTCCCGTTGTCGCATACGTTCCGCCGGGCTCGGCTGCGGCGACGGTGGCGCGGTACCCGGCTCCGCAAGACTCTACAGCAATGCTGTTCAGTTGTGCTGTTGAGCTTTGCTGTGCAGCTTGGCTGCGCAGTCCCCGCGGTGTGACGGGGGCGGGCGCGCAGCTGCCCCGCGTTAAAATTCGGTATGTCCCCACCGGAATCCGCCGCCGTCGCGGCCGAACTGCGCACGGCGATGGGCAAGCTCACGCGGCGCGTGAAGCTTGAGGACCAGATGCCGCTCGGCCAGGTGGCCGTCCTCGGCGCCCTGGACCGCAGCGGCGCGATGACCACCAGCGAACTCGCCGCCGACCAGCGGGTCCGCCCGCAGTCCATGGCCCGAGCCGTCGGGCTGCTCATGGACCAGGGCCTGATCACCCGCCGCGCCCACCCGACCGACGGCCGCAAGACCCTGGTCGAGCTCTCCACCGCCGGCCAGGCGCTGCTGGAGGAGGAGCGCGGCCGCAGGACGGACTGGCTCGCGCGGGCCATCGAGTCGGAGCTGACGGAGGAGGAGCGGGAGCTGCTGGCCCGGGGGATCGGGCTGGTGGAGAGGCTGGCGGCGCACTGAGGGATACGGGACGCCTTCTCGGCCGGCCGGTGTGCAGGGCTCGACGGGCTCCCGGTAGCGCGTGCCGTGCGGCGGCGTGTGAAGCGGGCCCTGGTGGCGAGGGATCGGAAATAATTCCGTTTATGAGTGGAGAACGGCACAGAGAAGACCGTGATGGCGGGGGTGCTCATCGGCGACGGCTCGTACCGATGTCCGGCCGCGACCCCGAGGAGCACGGGCGGGTCTCCTCACCGCTGGAGCTGCTCTTCGACCTGACCTTCGTCGTCGCCGTCGGGACGGCGTCGACACAGTTCGCCGAGCTCCTGTCCGAGGGACACCTGGGGCACGCGGTCACCGCGTTCGTCATGGCGATGTTCGCGATCAGCGTCGCCTGGATCAGCTTCAGCTGGTTCGCCTCGGCCTTCGCCACCGACGACTGGCTCTACCGGGTCCTGACGATGCTCCAGATGATCGGGGTCGTCGTGTTCTCGCTCGGCCTCCCGGCGATGTTCCACTCCGTCGACGAGGGCGGCCACCTCGAACTGCGCGCCATGGTCGCGGGGTACGTCGTGATGCGGATCGCGATGGTGCTGCAGTGGTCGCGTGCCGCCCGGGAGGCCCCCGATTTCCGAGGCGTCTGCCTGGCCAACATCCGCTGGACGGTGATCGCCCAGGTCGGCTGGGTCGTCCTGGCCTTTGTCGGACTGCCGGTCTACGTCGTGTTCGCGGCGTTCGTCGTCCTCGGCGCGCTGGAACTTGCTCTGCCGGTCTTCGCCCAGGGCGCGGCGGGCGGCACGCCCTGGCACCCGCATCACATGGCCGAGCGGTACAGCCTGTTCGCGATCATCGTGCTTGGTGAGAGCGTGGTCGGGACGGTCGCCTCGTCGGGCGAACTGCTGGGCGGGGCCGACGGTACGGCCTGGACCGGGAACGCGATCGCCGTGGTGGTCGCGGGGGTCGGCCTGACCTTCGGCATGTGGTGGGTCTACTTCACGACCCCGTTCGGGGATGTCCTGGAGCGCCGCCGCAACCGCGGTTACCTCTTCGGTTACGGCCACATCCCGCTGTTCATCGGCGTGGCCGGAGCCGGGGCCGGGCTGCACGTGGCCGGGCTCTACCTGGAGCACCACACGGAGATCCCCGAGGCGACGGTCGTTCTCGCCCTGGCCCTCCCGGTGGCCCTCTACCTCCTGGTCGTCTACCTGCTGCACGCCCTGCTGCTCTCGGCGGCGGACCACTTCCACCTGCTGCTGATCGGGCTGACCCTGGCGGTCCTGCTGGCGGCCTGCCTGCTGGCCGTGACGGACGCCCCCTTGGCGGTGTGCCTGATCGTCGTGATGCTCGCGCCCTTCGTGACCGTGGTCGGCTACGAGGTGATCGGGCGCGAGCATCAGCGGCGCATGCTGGAGGAGGCCGGGGTCAGGTAGCCCCGGGGTGCGCGGAGGGCCCACCGGGGCTGCCTCCCCCGGTCCGGCCGCTCAACAGCAGCCTGGCCGGGCGCCCGCGAAATGCCCGGTCAGATCGAGAACCGCTCCCGCTCCAGCAGTGGCCGCACCCGCGCCCTGAACCCGCCCGTGCGGAACGGGCGCTGGAGCAGGCCCGGGCGGAGCTCCTGGGCCAGGGCCGCGATGACCATCCCCTGGTCGAGGGCGAGCATGAAGTCGCTGACCCGGCCCGTGGACACGTTCACCGAGTCCCGGAAGCCGAGCCCCTCCTCATACGCCCCGAAGTCCCGCTCCAGCGCGCGCAAGTTGGCCACCGCCTCCCGGCCCGCGTACGGCAGGGCCAGGAACGAGGCGTGGGGGGTGACCACCCCGTTGGTGAACGCCGAGGGGGCGGGAGGGGTTCGCCGTCCGTCGTGTGGGTGCGGTCCGTGTTGGAGGCGTAGCCGTCCACCGCCATGCCCAGGGCGTCGACCCCGTACTCCTGGTAGCCGCCCTCCGGAACGTTGGAGGGCGAGAAGCCCCAGTAGCCGTACTCCGCCTCCCGCAGCCCGTGGTCGATCTGGCCGCGTACGTAACGGTGGTGGGTCAGGCCCCACGCGCGCGGCGACCACTGCGGCTCGGGCACGAACAGCGGCACCATCAGCGCCTCGAACATGGAGCCGC
This DNA window, taken from Streptomyces griseus subsp. griseus, encodes the following:
- a CDS encoding low temperature requirement protein A: MSGRDPEEHGRVSSPLELLFDLTFVVAVGTASTQFAELLSEGHLGHAVTAFVMAMFAISVAWISFSWFASAFATDDWLYRVLTMLQMIGVVVFSLGLPAMFHSVDEGGHLELRAMVAGYVVMRIAMVLQWSRAAREAPDFRGVCLANIRWTVIAQVGWVVLAFVGLPVYVVFAAFVVLGALELALPVFAQGAAGGTPWHPHHMAERYSLFAIIVLGESVVGTVASSGELLGGADGTAWTGNAIAVVVAGVGLTFGMWWVYFTTPFGDVLERRRNRGYLFGYGHIPLFIGVAGAGAGLHVAGLYLEHHTEIPEATVVLALALPVALYLLVVYLLHALLLSAADHFHLLLIGLTLAVLLAACLLAVTDAPLAVCLIVVMLAPFVTVVGYEVIGREHQRRMLEEAGVR
- the eno gene encoding phosphopyruvate hydratase; its protein translation is MTAITSVTGRTVLDSRGNPTVEVDVELADGSTGRAAVPSGASTGAREAVELRDGDPARWHGKGVDQAVRHVNTELAAAAIGREAEDQAGLDAAIVAVDGTPAKSRLGANAVLGVSLAAAKAAAAAHRLPLYRYLGGSDARLLPVPMMNIVNGGAHADNPLDFQEFMIAPIGAETFAEAVRMGSEVFHTLRRDLLAAGHSTGVGDEGGFAPSLRTAEEALDFVVAAVERTGYRPGTDIGLVMDPASSEFFRDGVYDYTGEGVRRSPAEQADYLVKLIDAYPIVSIEDPMAEDDLPGWRELTARVGGRCQLTGDDVFCTNETILREGIASGVANSVLVKVNQIGTLTEALATVATAHRAGYTVVMSHRSGETEDTTIADLAVATGCGQIKTGSLSRSDRTAKYNQLIRIEKELGDSAQYAGGQALRVGGGAAAA
- a CDS encoding MarR family winged helix-turn-helix transcriptional regulator, with the translated sequence MSPPESAAVAAELRTAMGKLTRRVKLEDQMPLGQVAVLGALDRSGAMTTSELAADQRVRPQSMARAVGLLMDQGLITRRAHPTDGRKTLVELSTAGQALLEEERGRRTDWLARAIESELTEEERELLARGIGLVERLAAH